From one Streptomyces sp. R41 genomic stretch:
- a CDS encoding DUF1152 domain-containing protein, giving the protein MTSLHSNPLFTRLADAERILVAGAGGGFDIYSGLPLALSLLHQGKQVYLANLSFSSLAGLPIDDWVAPDLAAVTPDSALHQSYFPERTLAQWLRQHGYPFTVYAFPQTGVRPLRAAYQALIKLHGVDAVVLVDGGTDILMRGDEAGLGTPEEDLTSVAALAALDGIPARLVVSVGFGVDAYHGVNHTQVLENIAALERDGAYLGAFSIPRATREGALYLDAVTHAQHHTPEYPSIVNGSIAAAVRGSLGDVRFTDRTRGSELFVNPLMSLYFAFDLPGLAARCLYLDRIEDTHLMRQVHSRIAEFRESIVARPPRRFPH; this is encoded by the coding sequence ATGACGTCCCTCCACTCCAACCCACTCTTCACGCGGCTCGCCGATGCCGAACGGATCCTTGTCGCGGGCGCGGGTGGCGGCTTCGACATCTACTCCGGCCTGCCGTTGGCTCTCTCCCTCCTGCATCAGGGCAAGCAGGTATATCTCGCGAACCTCTCCTTCAGCTCACTCGCCGGTCTCCCGATCGATGACTGGGTCGCCCCCGACCTGGCCGCCGTCACTCCCGACTCCGCTTTGCACCAGAGCTACTTCCCGGAGCGCACCCTCGCTCAGTGGCTGCGCCAGCACGGCTACCCGTTCACCGTGTACGCCTTCCCCCAGACCGGGGTGCGCCCGCTGCGCGCCGCCTACCAAGCACTGATCAAGCTGCACGGCGTCGACGCTGTCGTGCTGGTCGACGGCGGTACGGACATTCTGATGCGCGGCGATGAAGCCGGGCTCGGCACTCCAGAGGAGGACCTGACGAGCGTGGCGGCGCTGGCCGCGCTGGACGGCATACCGGCCCGGCTCGTCGTGTCAGTCGGCTTCGGTGTAGACGCGTACCACGGCGTAAACCACACGCAGGTATTGGAGAATATCGCCGCGCTGGAGCGCGACGGCGCGTACCTCGGTGCGTTCTCGATACCGCGCGCCACCCGTGAGGGCGCTCTCTACCTTGACGCGGTGACGCACGCTCAGCACCACACCCCGGAGTACCCCAGCATCGTGAACGGTTCGATCGCGGCAGCCGTGCGCGGCTCGTTGGGCGATGTCCGGTTCACTGACCGCACCCGGGGCAGCGAGTTGTTCGTGAACCCGCTGATGTCCCTGTACTTCGCCTTCGACCTCCCGGGCCTGGCAGCCCGCTGCCTCTACCTGGATCGGATCGAGGACACCCACCTGATGCGCCAAGTCCATTCACGGATTGCCGAGTTCCGCGAATCCATAGTCGCTCGCCCACCCCGCCGCTTCCCGCACTAG
- a CDS encoding phosphotransferase family protein, which translates to MDEVKVVVAHSERATLRVGDVFLKVDADQARIDVEVEAMSLAPVPTPEVLWRKPPVLAIAALPGTTLGRLGGPSTGSPAAWAAAGAAIRKLHDAPLPPRPGRAGRSIVALAAELDAECESLVTNGLLPADLVTRNRQVAEAALRPWTPAFTHGDLQIAHVFVDGDEVTGIIDWSEAGQGDALYDLATFTLGHEEHLDDLVAGYGTDIDLDVIHAWWSLRSLLAVRWLIEHGFDPFAPGCEVDVLRSRM; encoded by the coding sequence ATGGATGAGGTCAAAGTCGTCGTCGCCCATTCCGAGCGCGCGACCCTGCGCGTCGGTGACGTGTTCCTGAAGGTGGACGCCGATCAGGCGCGCATCGACGTCGAGGTCGAGGCGATGTCCCTCGCGCCGGTCCCGACCCCGGAGGTCCTGTGGCGCAAGCCGCCCGTGCTCGCGATCGCCGCACTCCCGGGGACGACGCTTGGGCGCCTCGGCGGGCCGTCGACCGGGTCGCCGGCGGCGTGGGCCGCGGCGGGCGCCGCCATCCGGAAGCTGCACGACGCGCCGCTGCCGCCCCGGCCCGGCCGGGCCGGCCGGAGCATCGTCGCGCTGGCGGCGGAACTCGACGCCGAGTGCGAGTCGCTCGTGACGAACGGCCTCCTGCCCGCTGACCTGGTCACCCGCAACCGCCAGGTCGCCGAGGCCGCGCTCCGGCCGTGGACTCCGGCGTTCACGCACGGAGACCTGCAGATCGCGCACGTCTTCGTCGACGGCGACGAGGTCACGGGCATCATCGACTGGTCCGAGGCGGGCCAGGGTGATGCCCTGTACGACCTCGCCACCTTCACGCTCGGACACGAGGAGCACCTCGACGACCTCGTCGCCGGATATGGCACCGACATCGACCTCGACGTGATCCACGCGTGGTGGTCGTTGCGAAGCCTGCTGGCAGTTCGCTGGCTGATCGAGCACGGCTTCGACCCCTTCGCGCCGGGCTGTGAGGTCGACGTGCTGAGATCCCGGATGTGA